The Rhodococcus rhodochrous DNA window TGGGCGGCCGACAGTTCGAGTCCGTCGACGACATCGGTCATCGACTCCGAGGTGATCAGTGCGGCCGCCCCGGCGTCGTCGAGGATGTACTGGACCTCCGACTGGCGCAGATGCCGGTTGATCGCGGTGTAGTACAGGCCCGAGCGCTGGGCGGCCCAGGCGACTTCGAGGAAGGCGCGGGAGTTCTCCATGAGGATGGCGATGTGGTCGCCGGGTGTCAGTCCTCGATCGCGCAGGTAGGTCGCGAGTCGCGCGGATCGGTCGTCGAGTTCCCGGTAGGTGACCACCTCGCCCCGTCCCATGACGATCGCCGGCACGTCGGGGGTGTGCCGAGCGTGCGCGGCGGGGGTGAGTTCGAGCTGGGTCGGATCGGCGGCCGATGCCGTCATGGGGACCTCCGGACATTCACTCTGTGTTACAAGAAGATGATTCTCTTTTGTGAGAGTATCGTTTCGATCCGGTCGTGGCCAGGCTTCGACCGCAACCGATATTCCACCCCGAAGTCCCGCTGCCACAGGCACTGCCGGTGAAGGAGTCCCGATGCTGCACCACCTACGTCGTCGAACCCGACGCACGATTTCGGCGGTTGCCGCGGCCGTGTCGGTGGCCCTGGTACTCACCGCCTGCGGAAGCAATGGTTCCGTGGCCACGGCGGACGCGGAGGTCGGTGACCCGGTCCACGGTGGGACGGTGCGCATCGTCCAGGGCGGGGAGCCGCGTTCGCTCGATCCCGCGACCCTCGTCAACGCCTGGGTCTCCAACAGTCTCATCGGCAACGCCCTGTACGGCACGTTGCTGGTCAACGACCCCGAGACCGGCGATCCGAGCCCCGTCCTCGCGGAATCGTTCGACACCACCGACGGTGGCACCACCTTCGAACTGACACTGCGTGAGGGCATCACCTTCACGGACGGCACCGCCTACGACGCCGAGGCCGTCCGCCACAACTGGGACCGGATGCGCGACCCCGCCGCGGGCTCGCCGTCGTTGATCCAGGCATCACAGATCGAGGCACTCGAGGTCACCGACCCGCTCACGCTGCGGGTGACGCTGCGGGCACCCAACCCGCACTACGGCCAGGCCGTGCTGTGGAGCGGGTTGAACTGGATCGCCTCCCCGGCCGCACTCGACGGCGGCCGGCAAGCGTTCGACGAACAACCCGTCGGGGCCGGTCCGTTCACGATGACGCAGTGGCGGCGGCAGGACCGGATCATCCTCGAACGCAACCCCGGATACGAACCGGCGCCCTATCTCGACGGCATCGAACTGATCCACAACGGCGACACCAACCAGCGGATCAACGCGGTGATCGCCGGGGAGGCCGGCGTCGCCGTCGAGGGGAGCTGGGCGTCACTCGGCCGCGCCGAGGACGCCGGGCTCCGCACTCTCGTCCAGCCGACGGGCGGCGGGCAGTTCCTCGCCCTGAACACCCGGCGGGCGCCTTTCGACGACGAACGAGCGCGACGCGCTCTCGCCCTCGCCATCGACATCGACGCGCTCAACGACGTCGTCTTCGCCGGACGCGCGGAACTCCCGCGCACCCTCTTCGACGAGTCGTCACCGTTCCACACCGACATCGCGGTCCCGGCCCACGACCCGCAGGCCGCGCAGGAGCTGTTCGACGAACTCGCCGCGGAGGGCCGACCGGTGTCGTTCACCTTCCTGGCCTACACCTCCGTCGAGAACAAGGCAGTCGCCGAAGCGGTGCAGGCCCAACTGAGCGCGTTCGACGGTGTCGACGTCCGGGTCGAGGTCCTCGAATTCGCCTCGGCGTTGCCGCGGCTCAACACCTACGACTTCGACGTCGCGATCACCTCGGCCACGATCCTCGATCCTGATACCGCCCTGTGGTCGAACTTTCACGGCGACTCGACCGGCAACTTCACCGGCATCGACGACGCGGAACTGAACACTGCCATCGACGAGGGGCGACGCGCGGCCGATCTCGACGCGCGTATCGCCGCCTACGAGATCGCGCAACAGCGCATCGTCGACCTGAACCCCGTCGTGTGGTACATCCGCACCGCCCCGGCCGCGGTCCTCGGCGACGGCGTGCACGGCGTGCAGATGTACGGGATGGGATCGATCCGTCCGGAACTGCTGTGGACGACGGGCTGACGACCCTCCCGCATCGCGAAGGTCAGCGGGAACGCTGCCGCTTCTTGCGTTTCTTCTTCTTGTTCTTCGTGCGCCGGCGCGCGGGGGCCGGGCGCGGTTCGTCGGTCGGCGCGGCGGCCTCGAGCAGTACCCGCTGCATCTCCCGGCGCAAGCTGTCCATGAGCTCGGGGGAACGCAGCAGGAAGGTCGCCTCCTGCAGCGCCGCGTAGCGGTCCTGAGAGATCAGCACGCCCGTGCCGCGTTTGCCGACGATCTCGACGGCGACGGTGTCGTCGTTGACCTCCCGGACCAGCTCACCGAGCCGCTTGCGTGCGGCTTTCACGGACACGGACGTTGATGGCACTCGCGGCGACTCCGATCTGTTCCCCCGACGCGGGCATCCTTTCATCACCGATGTCGGATTCGGGGGCGGACACGACGGAAAATCCCTTCGATGTCACAACGGAAAGTCCGTTCGATGTCACAACGGAAAGTCCGTTCGATGTCACAGAAGCGCGCGCACGGAGCGGGGCAGCGCGGTCGAGGACCCGGTGATCGGCGACGGGATCGGATCGCCGGCGACGGTACGCAACGGCACCACTCCCGCCCACACGGAGTGGTCGTCACCGTCCCCGGGGTCCTCTCCCGGCCCGGCTGCCCGGACCTTCACGCTCACCTCGGCGAGCGGCAGTTCCAGGACCGTGGTGGCGGCCAGTTCCTTCGGTGTCGGCGACCGGACCTCGTCCCACCGACCGGGAATCAAATGCTCCGTCACCACCTTCAATGCGTGTTCCTTCTCGCCCGGCGCGACGGGTGTGGCCACGCCGAACAACACGGCGCTGCGGTAGTTCATGCTGTGGTCGAAGGCCGACCGGGCGAAGACGAGCCCGTCGAGATGCGTCACCGCGACCGACACCTCGATTCCGGACCGCGCAGCGAGGAACATGCCGGCGCCGGTCGAGCCGTGCAGCAGCAACCGGTCCTCGTCGCGGCCCATGGCCATCGGCAGCACCACGGGCGATCCGTCGCGGACGAAACCCACGTGCGCGATGCGGGCCTCGTCGAGGAGGCGGTGCAGCACCGCTGGATCGTCGGTGCCGCGTTCAGGTTTGCGGGTCAGGCGCGTGCGGTCGCTCATGGCACCGATCGAAGCAGCGACGCCGCGGCCGGGCAACCGGATTCCGAATCGAGTAGTGCGCTACTCGCGACCGTCGACGATCGCCACCACAGACTTCGTGTACAGGCACGAAGTGCGACAGTCGATCGGACGACGGAGATGACGAGATGAACAAGATCGGTGACCACGCAATCGTTCTGGGCGCGAGCGTCGGTGGTCTGCTCACGGCCCGCGCGCTGGCCGAGTCCTACGACGTGGTGACAGTGGTCGAACGCGACGTCCTCCCGTCCGGTGCAGAGAACCGTCACGGGGTACCGCAGGGGCGGCACGGCCACGGGCTCCTGGCCCGCGGTGCCCGCACCATGGACGAGTTGTTCCCCGGCATCCTCGACGAACTGATCGCCGACGGCGCACCGGTGATCGCCGACGGCGACCTGTCGGAGATGCACTTCGTCCTCGGTGGGCACCGGCTGGCATCCTCGGGCCGGTTCCGCGACCGCCGAGCCACCTACGTGCCGAGTCGGCCGCTGCTCGAACACCATGTCCGGCGACGCGTCCGCGCCATCCCGAACATCACCCTCCTCGACGGACATAACGTCGGCGACCTGGCGACGACACCCGACCGCTGCCGGGTCACCGGGGTGCAAGTGGGCAGCCGCGAGGGTGTTCGGACCATGACGGCGGATCTGGTGGTCGACGCGATGGGACGGGGCGCCCGCACCCCGGCGGGCCTCGAGAAACTCGGCTACGGGCGGCCTGCCGAAGAGCACGTCGTCGTCCACGTCGTGTACCGCAGCCAACTGCTGCGACTCGCGCCCGGCACACCGATGGAGAAGATGGTGCTGATCGGTGCCGTACCGGGACGCCCCTCGGGCATGGCGCTGTTCGGCTACGAGAACGACACATGGCTGTTCACGGTCGCTGCGATGGCCGGTCGCGAACCGCCACCGAGCCTGGACGGCATGATCTCCGCCGTGGAGGCGTACGCACCCGACCACGTCGTGGCCGCGCTCCGTACCGCCGAACCCCTCGGCGAGGTGGCACAGCACAAGTTCCCATCCAGCCAGTGGCGGCACTACGAACGGATGCACCGTTTCCCGGACGGGCTGCTCGTCTTCGGCGACGCGATCTGCAGCTTCAACCCGATCTACGGTCAGGGCATGACGGTCGCCGCTGTCGAAGCGATGTCGCTGCGGGAGTGCCTGCGGCGCGGCGAGGACGACCTGTCCCGCAGGTTCTTCCGGGCCGCAACGAAACCGATCGGTGCTGCGTGGCAGCTCGCCGTCGGCTCCGACCTGGCGCTACCCGAGGTCGAAGGACCCCGCAGCGTGCAGACCCGGCTCGGCAACGCGTACGTGGCGCGGGTCCTGGCCGCCGCCGA harbors:
- a CDS encoding pyridoxamine 5'-phosphate oxidase family protein, with protein sequence MSDRTRLTRKPERGTDDPAVLHRLLDEARIAHVGFVRDGSPVVLPMAMGRDEDRLLLHGSTGAGMFLAARSGIEVSVAVTHLDGLVFARSAFDHSMNYRSAVLFGVATPVAPGEKEHALKVVTEHLIPGRWDEVRSPTPKELAATTVLELPLAEVSVKVRAAGPGEDPGDGDDHSVWAGVVPLRTVAGDPIPSPITGSSTALPRSVRALL
- a CDS encoding ABC transporter substrate-binding protein; its protein translation is MATADAEVGDPVHGGTVRIVQGGEPRSLDPATLVNAWVSNSLIGNALYGTLLVNDPETGDPSPVLAESFDTTDGGTTFELTLREGITFTDGTAYDAEAVRHNWDRMRDPAAGSPSLIQASQIEALEVTDPLTLRVTLRAPNPHYGQAVLWSGLNWIASPAALDGGRQAFDEQPVGAGPFTMTQWRRQDRIILERNPGYEPAPYLDGIELIHNGDTNQRINAVIAGEAGVAVEGSWASLGRAEDAGLRTLVQPTGGGQFLALNTRRAPFDDERARRALALAIDIDALNDVVFAGRAELPRTLFDESSPFHTDIAVPAHDPQAAQELFDELAAEGRPVSFTFLAYTSVENKAVAEAVQAQLSAFDGVDVRVEVLEFASALPRLNTYDFDVAITSATILDPDTALWSNFHGDSTGNFTGIDDAELNTAIDEGRRAADLDARIAAYEIAQQRIVDLNPVVWYIRTAPAAVLGDGVHGVQMYGMGSIRPELLWTTG
- a CDS encoding type II toxin-antitoxin system Phd/YefM family antitoxin, producing MKAARKRLGELVREVNDDTVAVEIVGKRGTGVLISQDRYAALQEATFLLRSPELMDSLRREMQRVLLEAAAPTDEPRPAPARRRTKNKKKKRKKRQRSR
- a CDS encoding FAD-dependent oxidoreductase is translated as MNKIGDHAIVLGASVGGLLTARALAESYDVVTVVERDVLPSGAENRHGVPQGRHGHGLLARGARTMDELFPGILDELIADGAPVIADGDLSEMHFVLGGHRLASSGRFRDRRATYVPSRPLLEHHVRRRVRAIPNITLLDGHNVGDLATTPDRCRVTGVQVGSREGVRTMTADLVVDAMGRGARTPAGLEKLGYGRPAEEHVVVHVVYRSQLLRLAPGTPMEKMVLIGAVPGRPSGMALFGYENDTWLFTVAAMAGREPPPSLDGMISAVEAYAPDHVVAALRTAEPLGEVAQHKFPSSQWRHYERMHRFPDGLLVFGDAICSFNPIYGQGMTVAAVEAMSLRECLRRGEDDLSRRFFRAATKPIGAAWQLAVGSDLALPEVEGPRSVQTRLGNAYVARVLAAAENDPVVVDRFLRVSSLMDPPGHLMHPALVGRVCVGNLRRHRRTSGEPAAVPSERRRSFSAVRR